The genomic DNA AGCGCCTTGTTCTGAATGCTCTTGATCATGTTCCGATTGAGGTTGAGGCTCTCCAGGTTCCTCATCCCCGCCAGCGTCTGCGCGCTGAGCGGCCCGTTCAGATTGTTGGCCGTCAGGTCGAGCTGCCGCAAGCTCAGGCACTGGCTCAAGGATCGCAGGCTCTGGGCATAGTCGCCCAGCCGATTGCCGCCCAACTTGAGCACCTCCAGCTTCCGCAGGTTGCTGAATGTGCGCTGGGATATGCTCGAGATCTGATTGCTGCTCAGCTCCAGGTACACCAGATTGGTGAGGCCCACAAAGTCAGCCGTGCCCAAGGCCTTGATCTTGTTATTGGCCAGATCCAGGCGCTCGAGCGCTCCCAGCGTGGAGAGGGCATTCCAGGGCACACTGAGCAGCGCATTGCCGGGCAGTCCCAACGCCTGCAGGGGACCCTTGATGCCCAAGAAGGCAGACTTGTGCACCCGCTTGATCTCGCCCGAGGAGATGACCAGCCCATGCAGCGAGACGCCGTCGAAGATCTTCGCATCGCTCAGAAAGGAGACATTGCGCAGGGAGCAGTCGAGCAGCGATATGGAGTACGGGGAGGTGCGCAGCCTGTCCGCCAGCAGCTGTGAATGGAATCAAATGGAGTCAGGGAGATGTCCAGCATCTGCGGTGGATGTTGCACTCACCAGCAGTCCGTGCAGATCGATGTTGCATCTCAGGGTGTGGGGCAAGTCGCAGCCGCACTCGAGTTCCGCGTTGCGGGAGCTCGTTATATTCGGGCACTTCCACTCCATGAGGCCATCGTCgacgggcaggggcagcgaGGAGACCTGCTCGGCCTTCCGCTTCTTGGGCGTGCTCTTGTTAAAGTACTTGACGGCCGAAGACTTGGACTTGCTCTTCCCTGTGCTGGTTGCTGCCACGGGCACGGCAGCCGCCGACACCACATAGGCAGTGGGTGTGGTGGCGGTGCTCGTGGATAGCGCGGGGACACTGCTAGCCgctgtggtggtgctgctgctggtgctgctgctgctgctggtgctggtgctggtggtggcatcCTCCAGCAGATCCTTGAGTTCATTGGCCTCTGTCAGCgtggagacagacagacagaggagcATCACAAATAGGctgcaatgcaaatggaaaaattttcatggaaattattattgaaagcaacaaaacacttGGATGCGGAGCAAGACAGAAGACAGATTATGCGTTTTTAGGTCAAGCAGCGCcaacgccacgccacgccacgccacgccactgACACTCTGACACTCtgacacacatacattcaGATATGTGGCACCCATCCCACCcgttggtgtttttttgtagTGCGTCTCACGCTGGAATCTGCATTGTGCCTGCACCCGAGCTTGTCTCTGCAAGACAATTTGCCAATTTAGAGCTTAACGCAATCAAAACTCGCGTCGAGTCGAGCCGAGCCGATTGATGCACTGCGAGATAAACTGTGAGGCTTTACGGGTTGCGGAACTGCCGCCCCCAGAGATCAACACATCATGTCAATTTGTATGCAAGATCCTATCCTATTGTGCCTGCCTGGGCAGTGACACACTTAAGTGTGCGTGCGAGGCTTTAAAAACCCAGAATTCGGCCGCTACGCATCCAGTGCCATAGAAATAATTCCGCAGCAAAGTGCCCAGTGCTCGCAGTTGCCGCGGAAGccgcacatacacatacaggATTAGCAGTCACTCAGCCCTCATTCCAGATATCCTCTCACATCCATGGCCAGTCAGATGCACACAAAAGGAGGTGCTGTAGTCCTGGTCCTcaatctgttgctgctgacgCAGTCGCAGACGGAGGCCAAGCTGCTGACACGCTGCCAGCTGGCCAAAGAGCTGCTGCGACACGATTTCCCCAGGAGCTATCTGTCCAACTGTGAGTTAAATGGGCGATCATGTTGTGGCCCTGTATCTGTATTCTGTATTCTGGTAGGGGTGTGCCTGGTGGAGTCGGAGAGCGGACGCAGCACGTCCAAGTCCATGCAGCTGCCCAACCAGAGCGTCAGCTATGGACTCTTTCAGGTGGGTTATCCCTCGGTGCATGTCTATGAGTTACTCattcaaaacccaaaaaccacaaatCAACAGATCAACAGCAAAAACTGGTGTCGCAAAGGTCGTCGCGGTGGCATCTGCAACATCAAATGCGAAGGTGAGTCCACAGCCcgcagcccacagcccacgcGCTGGCGCAGAGCAAGAGAGATTTTATTTCGTTATATTACAGAGTTCCTGAACGATGAGATCTCAGATGATTCACGCTGTGCCATGCAGATCTTCAATCGCCACGGCTTCCAGGCCTGGCCCGGTTGGATGAGCAAATGTCGTGGGCGCACGTTGCCCGATGTCTCCCGCTGCTAGGACGGACGGGCTCGGGCTGCAGACTTGCCCCTCATTCTCCCCCGACTTGCTCTCTAGCCTCTAAGCGCACTCTACTATTACTCTAGCAACTAATTAATATACAGCTTAAGCCATGATGCCCCCCCACGATAATGTATTCAATCTGCTCAATGCGCAATTTCGTTCGCAAGCATTTCCAGGAATCCCTCCACTATCAGCTTCCGCTCTGCGCAACGCGATCCGATCCCGCAGCTGATACTTGACTTGAACTTTGTTgaactttttgcatattcgACTGATAAGACACACGAAAGCGACGAGAAAGCGGACAGACATTAGCACAAAGTTACACCCCAAAGGGGGGGAGGAGAATCCCAACCCACAGGGAGTCACTCAAGCATGTCATTACGTTCAATGTGCAAGttgctgcccgcctgccttaTCAGCTTAATCACCCAAAACGGAGAACGTTCGCACcgggagagagacaaacagagagagagagagagagagggagatcgTTGCGATCGGTTCGCTTCGCTCAGCATTTGGGGAGAGAATTTCCTAAGCGCCCCCTCCCAATCTATGTGGGAAATACTCGGAACATTTGGCTTTCGATTTTAGTACTTCAGCTCGGGTCAGAAGCGTCGCACCTGGCACCTGGCACCTGGCACCTGGCAGCGAGTGAGCGACGTGTGCAAATGAGATTGTAAAGGCACGCAATCGAGTACGAAAAGCGGTGAGAAGATACGGATACAGCAGTCGGGAGCGGGCTGTTTATAATTAAACCAAACACACCACCTCTACCACTcgtagatacagatacgtaCTCCGCGAAACAAACTCGTTTCCTGTTGTTTTGTTCTGCCTCTGCGTTCAGTAACAACATGAAGTAAACAAACAGTAAAGTTTGCTCTGCCAGAAGTAGCTGTCGGGAGAAGCCACTCAAACTGAAGCCCATTCCTCCTACTCATTCTCATTCTTTGCTGATCGGAgtatgcaaaacaaacaaaagtgaaacgTGTACGTGCGTGTACTTGATGATCTAAGTTTTGGCTTTGACGGAGTACTTTGACAGAGTAGTTTGTACGCTTTTTGGGGAAGCttgcaaaggcaaaaagttgccCAGATCTGCGAAGATATATATGAGCGAAGTGGGATTATTACATGAGATTAGATCCCAACCAAGAGGAAGTAAACAAAGGCTGAACTCTTGCACCAAATACCTGGCGAAAATGGTGCATATAAAAGTACCGATAATTATGCAACCGAATTCGAAGAGCTCGCTGGGCTAGTCTTAGTATGAGTGTGACTAATTAAGTATGCCCATAAATGATTAGCAAgccaaggcacacacacaggcaaacacacagcagactTACCGATGTTCACCCAACACTTTGGACCCCCAGCAATGCTTTAATGTCGCCTCCATTTCAGTTGAAAGATGAAACATCTTTGGGCATGTCTGATGCTCgtgctggtcctgctgctgttgggatCGGAGCGGGCAGAGTCCAAGAAGTATCTGCGCTGTGAACTCACCCGCGTGCTGGTGGAGAACTACAACTTTGACAAGACTTTCCTCTCCAATTGTAAGTGGTTTGAGCTAGGCCCGTAAAACATTAAAATCCTTTCTGCTGCAGGGATTTGCCTGGTGGAGCACGAGAGCTACCTGGATACCACCAAGATAACGCTCAACAAGAACGACAGCAAGAACTATGGCCTCTTCCAGATCAACAGCAAGGACTACTGCGCCGAGGGACGCAAGGGCGGGCAGTGCAACATGAAGTGCGAAGGTAATTCCACTCACTATTCAAACTGCCAAATATCCACAAGCTAAATACTGATCGCTCTTCTTTAGACTTCTCCAACGATGATATTGGCGACGACATTGCCTGTGCCAGAATGATTCAGGAGCGGGAGGGCTTCAAGTACTGGAAGGGCTGGGATCGCTTCTGTCGCAATCCCCAGAATCTGCCCAATCTGCGTGTGGCCTGCAACCTGCGCAGCCTGTCGCCCCTGCGCACTCCTCGCAGCTTCTACTACGTCTCAGGCTGATTACTTATTCCCCTTGCAGATGTGTACAAAACATGATAATAATGTAtattcattttgcataattgctGAGGGGCCCTGCCCTCGTTTCTGTGCCTACAAGTGGGCGACCAAGCACTGGGCACCGACTTAAGACCTTCACTTGGGACgtaaatgggaatgggggCCATGTAATTGATAGCCGCggtgcaacatgttgcaacTCGATGCCCATTCAAAGTCAATCGTACAGACTTCTTGGTACAGAACACACAGCACAATATCATTTTGTATTTCCGCTCAACAAAGGCGGCATTTCCGTTTGCCGGACAAAACAATTGTGCGGAGTGactggtggtgctggtggtgtcTGTTCTATAACGCACCGCAGGGCATCGGATCGGATCAGGGAAGCGTAGCGTGCCAAAGCCATCGCAACAGGTGGAAGCTCAAAAATCAGAGCGTAACTACAATGCCAATTGTACACCGAcagagaggggggagggggagggagagacaaTGGCCTGGGCCAGAGGAAGCACTGGCAATGGGTTTACGGCTCTGTCCGGATGCCTGGCTGGTGGTTCCATTAGAATGCGCTTTGCATATGTACGTGGTCAAAATAAATCAGTTCTTGGTAGAACACAAAACTATTGCGTTGGCCAGTGCCGGCCAGCGCCAGGGGtagggcagtggcaggggcaggggcaggttCATTGGGGTCTGGCAACATCctcaacaataaaaaattatttatttaaaatgcagCTCAGACGTATGCGAGCGAccccgactccgactccgacagcgacagcgacagcgactccTCCCCTGTCACGCTAACTGGTCAACGGCTCGCAACGTTTGAGTGCCTCTAATTTCCGCCCTTTTCCCCTCGCCGCATTGTGGCtaattatgcataaaatgCCACGCCTCACACCTCGCAGGATCCGCTCTGATCGCATCGAAGGCGCAGCGCTGACTCAGCCACATGACATGGGAAGCAGCACACTCAATCATGGCACAATCAGTGGttgggtttgctttggtttggcttgGCCAACTGGCCGACTCCTTGCCGGCGGTTTGTTTGGCTTTAAACTTGCCACAGACTTGCTAATCAATCCACAACCCCGAGTCGGCACTGAGCACCAGACAAAACCGAAAAGAGCCACAGCCGTCGTTGTCGACACCTCTCCTCGCTGTGTGCAGACCGGAGACGCCAGTTAAGGTTGATTATTCATCTGCGCAGAAAGCAGTCAGCTCCCACACACAACGAACCCACGAACTACGAGTTGCAGTTGGAAACGAATTCTAAAATACTCTTTTAGGAGTTTCTGCTGGGGCAGACTGGACTCCCCAGCTGATGcacccaatgccaatgccctGGGCCCTGCTctgtgttgtggctgttggctggttggttgtttCGCGCGCTGTGTGTGTAGGCGCACAGTTCAAGCGCCATCACCATAATCATCGTCAGTCGGAgtaggagctggagctggagctggagctggagccaggCCAGCCGAAACTGAGTGACTGGAATTAAGGCACGTCAACGGAAATAAACCTTCGCATGCCCCTCCGTGTATGGGTGCACATGTGTATCCGTGTGAGCCAAATGCTTGGAAATGGTTCGAGTTGTGTTGGTAACGGCATTGCAAcgttttctgctttctgtgGCACAGACCGAAGCGAACacaagagaagagaagagactcttgcctgccgcctgatgatgctgctggagTTGGATTGGGAGCTGGGGCAAtgtcgatgccgatgccgagtCGCAGATGGAGCACCAAGAGATACAAAGATATGATAATGATGCCACAAAATGGgcgtgaatgtgtgtgtttatgtttgtctGCCTGCAGCTGACTCTGCCAAAATACgaaaaaacacgaaaactgattgaaaaattccaaaatgCAATCACATTCGTGGCTGCCATTAACAaatgtttttcgtttcttatttatttctcACATAAGTTAAGACTTCgaactggcacacacacgcaacacacacaagcacaagcttgatatatgtattattattattatttgttgtttttttctgctgtttatttgcgctccccaaatggccaaaacatGCGATAAGCCAGTGAACAATTAAAAAcgcgtttttgttgctggccagcCTTCTTTGGCCACCAATGAacagcagaaaactaaaaccgaAATACCTGTAGCTGGACTACAACGAAGTGCCAATTCTCTTTTGTTGTGAGCAAAGGGAAAGGCAgagcaattaattaatcaacTTCGAGATACATTGCCGAAGCTTTGGCAGCAGAGAAGCGCATTCGCTTTTCATTGCAAGTTCTAGAATCAGTTTACCAGCttgctgtattttttgttcaataGAATCTCTGGGTTAAAGtgtcagttttttttttttttttttttttggttggccGTAACAACAGCGGCACAGCAGTAGCCAATTGGGCAACATGTTGCTAATCATAATGACAGCAGCATGTTGCATGGGTTAAAGGCGAAATTACCAATTTGCTGTATCTTTCGGTTAGTTTGGTACTTTGGTAATTTGATGGCCATTTTCGCCACATTGAATATCAACCTGCTGTGGCATTGTTGAAAGCGCAACGAAATGGGCCTCTTGGGGATGTGTGTCGTGGCTggctctgctgtttgctgtctgtgtgtggcaaatgaaatttatgcctagcaAGAAAATAGTAAAAGtttgctgcaacagcaacagcaacagcaagaggcAGGCCAGCCAAAGGTCGAAATGTCACGCAAGTGGCAACCACAGACGTGTTGCACACAAGCGGCAAAAGAAAACCGAAGCAGCTGCTTTCGAAAATTGAAgtagccgccgcagcagcagcagcagcagcaacaattgtggTCTGGCCTGAGTATTTagcatgccaaaaaaaaaggaaaagaacgaaaaaaagaaggagacAAAAGGCGACAGGAAACACGAAGGCAAAAGGGATTTAATTGTGTGGCCCATCCTCATACTGGGCCCCGGCATCAGTCCCCTTGCCCTAACTCCTGAGCTCTGTGAGAATTCCACATTTGCGAATGACTGGACGCATTTGGTCGTCCCTGGAGGTAAGACGGAAACGGATGCTGGTCCTTGTCTGCATACAGAACAACGTCAATACACATTGtatttccatttacatatgttcatCTGTACATTCACACTAGGGGAGTGGCAAAAACTGAGCTTCAAGGATGATTAAGCGaatcagaaaaacaaaacccaagtACCACAATAATTGCTACCGAATATCAAGTTAATTTTGTGTCATTCATTTATCTTTCGCTCCAATATTTAGCTGTTGATAAGTGCCTGATGACATTGCACATGAAACACACATCAAATACATGAGTTTCACTTGATATTCAGAATAtacacacaataaatatgcatgtatgtgtgtgtgtatcgccCCTTGGGGCAAGTGAAATGAGTCTGTACAGAAGGAGACGCTCGCTGTGGCTGCCCATAAATTTCGAGCCTCAAATTGCTTTTAGTTGTTCGCGCTGGCTGCCGTCGGCcatattcatatgcaaatggcagacaaaacacacagattCCGGGCAACGAAAatccaatttaatttaaatgaaacacAGCCTCCAGTCCAggcctggacctggacctggttCATTCATGCCCGAACCCGGACCGGGACCGGGACTGACGCTGAGGCGCTCGTAAAGTGCAAGATTTGgtgaaacaaataaaagccgGCTTAAGACCGTTCCACCAAGTAATGGTTTGTTTACCTTGCCCCAGGTGGAATCgtatcggatcggatcggatcagCCAACTGTTCATCCCTGAGTCAGACACATGTTGGGGGGGGATTTGTGTAGAGATTTgaccaaacaaaagcagaattATCGGGCATGTGCGAGCCGCGACAGAAGTTGGACTTGCAGCAATTGCCGTCACTTACGGGGCTACTTTGTCGCCGATTTGGTTAATTGTTCGAGTGTCGGTGCTGGCTCGAGCAGCTGCCCACGTGAGGGTTCCATTAAAAAGTAATTTGCCCGACAGAACAACttgaaaacaaagccaaaagcaaatcccattcaaacagcaaaaacaaaaaaaacactggCAAAGCAGCCCCAACAGCTTGAGCCTCCGTGGAGACGACAGTCAGCCGCCACCCACACACTTCCGCTGACTTGTCTCGGCCCACTCTCGAAAAATAATACTCactaattttatttctttgacTTGACTCGCTGTGGCTGTTATTTTGTGTCTGGTTTTTCTTCAGAAACAAGTTTTGTCAGCCCAGTGATTTGCAGTTGCGGTGACAATATTGCCAACAATTTCGAGACTAGAAGCGAGTACACAGCGAGCCAGAGAACTACAGATCCAGGGTGTGAAGGAAGCCTGGGGTTGGATAGCAAAGGGATGCCTCAAGGTAACAGAAACTCTAAGCCTGACGTAGAAGTT from Drosophila subobscura isolate 14011-0131.10 chromosome E, UCBerk_Dsub_1.0, whole genome shotgun sequence includes the following:
- the LOC117892605 gene encoding lysozyme, giving the protein MASQMHTKGGAVVLVLNLLLLTQSQTEAKLLTRCQLAKELLRHDFPRSYLSNWVCLVESESGRSTSKSMQLPNQSVSYGLFQINSKNWCRKGRRGGICNIKCEEFLNDEISDDSRCAMQIFNRHGFQAWPGWMSKCRGRTLPDVSRC
- the LOC117892604 gene encoding lysozyme, whose protein sequence is MKHLWACLMLVLVLLLLGSERAESKKYLRCELTRVLVENYNFDKTFLSNWICLVEHESYLDTTKITLNKNDSKNYGLFQINSKDYCAEGRKGGQCNMKCEDFSNDDIGDDIACARMIQEREGFKYWKGWDRFCRNPQNLPNLRVACNLRSLSPLRTPRSFYYVSG